The sequence CTCCAGGCGCTCCACCGAGCCCGCCGTGCCGACCAGGTCGAAGACCGGGCCCGGGGTCCAGGTCGAGCGGTCGACGGTGGCGTGCAGCCCGTCCGGGATCACCCGCGCGAGGTTGTTGGCCAGCCCGCCGCCGGTGATGTGCGAGAAGGCGTGCACCTCGGCCGTACGGGTCAGCGCGAGGCAGTCCAGCGAGTAGATCTTGGTGGGCTCCAGCAGCTCCTCGCCGAGCGTGCGGCCGAACTCCGGGACCTCGCGGTCCAGCGCCATCCCGGCCCGGTCGAACAGCACATGGCGCACCAGCGAGTACCCGTTCGAGTGAAGTCCGGACGACGCCATGGCGATCACCGCATCGCCCGTACGGATGCGTTCGGCGCCCAGCAGCCGGTCCGCCTCGACCACGCCCGTGCCGGCGCCGGCCACATCGAACTCGTCCGCGCCCAGCAGCCCCGGGTGCTCCGCCGTCTCGCCGCCGACCAGCGCGCAGCCCGCCAGGACGCAGCCCTCGGCGATGCCCTTGACGATCGCCGCGACCCGCTCGGGGTAGACCTTGCCGACGCAGATGTAGTCGGTCATGAACAGCGGCTCGGCGCCGCACACGACCAGATCGTCGACGACCATGCCGACGAGGTCGTGGCCGATCGTGTCGTAGACGCCCATCTTGCGGGCGATGTCGACCTTGGTGCCGACGCCGTCGGTGGCCGAGGCCAGCAGCGGGCGCTCGTACCGCTTGAGGGCGGAGGCGTCGAAGAGCCCGGCGAAACCGCCGAGTCCGCCGACGGCCTCGGGGCGGGTGGCCTTCTTCACCCACTCCCTCATCAGGTCCACGGCGCGGTCGCCGGCCTCGATGTCGACGCCCGCGCTCGCGTAGCTGGCACCGGTAGATTCAGCGGACATGAGCTGAGAACTTTCGTTTCGGGTGGGTACGAGCGGTTCGCCGGGCTCGGGTGGCTCTGCGCTCGCGTGGCTTTACGGGCGCCGCAGCGCGTCGGCGCCGCCGACCCCGGCGGTGAGCGACTGGACGCCGTCCACATCGGACTTCGTCGGCGCCTTGGTCTCCGTCTCCAGAAGGTGCTTGCCCAGCAGCTCCGGGTCCGGCAGCTCCATCGGGTACTCGCCGTCGAAGCAGGCGCGGCACAGATTCGGCTTGGCGATCGTGGTCGCCTCGATCATGCCGTCGATGGAGATGTACGCCAGCGAGTCGGCGCCCAGCGACTTGCCGATCTCCTCGACCGACAGACCGTTGGCGATCAGCTCGGCGCGGGTGGCGAAGTCGATGCCGAAGAAGCACGGCCACTTGATCGGCGGGGAGGAGATCCGGATGTGGACCTCGGCGGCGCCGGCCTCGCGCAGCATCCGGACGAGCGCGCGCTGGGTGTTGCCGCGGACGATCGAGTCGTCGACGACCACCAGGCGCTTCCCGCGGATGACTTCCTTCAGCGGGTTGAGCTTGAGGCGGATACCGAGCTGACGGATGGTCTGGCTCGGCTGGATGAACGTCCGGCCGACGTAGGAGTTCTTGACCAGACCGGAGCCGTACGGGATGCCGCTGGCCTCGGCGTAGCCGACCGCGGCGGGGGTGCCGGACTCCGGCGTCGCTATCACCAGGTCGGCGTCGGCGGGCGCCTCGGCGGCCAGCTTGCGGCCCATCTCCACCCGGGAGAGGTAGACATTGCGGCCGGCGATGTCGGTGTCGGGACGGGCGAGGTAGACGTACTCGAAGACACAGCCCTTGGGGCGCGCCTCGGCGAAGCGGCTGCTGCGCAGGCCGTTCTCGTCGATGGCGACCATCTCGCCGGGCTCGATCTCCCGGATGAAGCTGGCGCCGACGATGTCCAGGGCGGCGGTCTCGGAGGCCACCACCCAGCCGCGCTCCAGGCGGCCGAGGACCAGCGGGCGGATGCCCTGCGGGTCGCGGGCGGCGTAGAGCGTGTGCTCGTCCATGAAGCAGAGCGAGAAGGCGCCCATGACCTTGGGGAGCACGCGCGGGGCGGCCTCCTCCACGGTCAGCGGCTTGCCGTCCTCGTCGACCTGGCCGGCCAGCAGGGCCGTCACCAGGTCGGTGTCGTTGGTGGCCGCGACCTGCGTCGCCCGGCCGCCCTCGCGGGGCAGCGCGGCGACCATCTCGGCCAGCTCGGCGGTGTTGACCAGGTTGCCGTTGTGGCCGAGCGCGATCGAGCCGTGCGCGGTGGCACGGAACGTCGGCTGGGCGTTCTCCCACACCGAGGCACCGGTGGTGGAGTAGCGGGCATGGCCCACGGCGATATGGCCCTGGAGGGAGCCGAGGGAAGTCTCGTCAAAGACCTGGGACACCAGGCCCATGTCCTTGAAAACGAGGATCTGGGAGCCGTTGCTCACCGCGATGCCCGCGGACTCCTGTCCACGGTGCTGCAGCGCGTACAGCCCGAAATAGGTGAGCTTGGCGACCTCTTCACCCGGAGCCCAGACACCGAAGACGCCGCAAGCGTCCTGGGGGCCCTTCTCGCCGGGGAGCAGGTCGTGGTTGAGTCGTCCGTCACCACGTGGCACGTCCCTGAGTCTAGGGCAGGTCGCGGATTCATCCGAACCGGGGATGGTCGCAAACCTGGATGAGTGCATGAATGCGGCGTTAGGCCCGCTTGACGCTGCCGCGTGATCATGGCCGGAATTCCTCCCCCTGCGGCCGGCCATGCGGACCCCGTATCCCTTGGCACGCCTGGCGTGCCGCCGGGTGTGCCACCTCGCGCGGCCCTTGGTACGACGCGACGCCGCTCCGCATCGGCCTCGGTCGCGTCGCGAGTGTGTGAGATACGCGACGCCTTCAGGCGGTGCTGCTCGTGGGGGCTACGCGCCGCATTGCCGGCCGTTTCCGGACCACGTCCGGGCCGCACCGGGCCGTCGTTGCGGGTCGGTGCGGCCCCTCGGACCGGCTCCCCTCAGCTCAATATCGGCAGCAGCCCGCTGATGTCGGCGCGCTCGCCGCTGGCGCTGACGGCGGCCGCCTCCAGCGCCTCGCCCCATGTCGTACGGCCGGTGGCGAGGCGCAGCCAGGTCAGCGGGTCGGTCTCGACGACATTCGGCGGGGTGCCGCGGGTGTGCCGGGGGCCCTCGACGCACTGCACCACCGCGAACGGCGGCACCCGTACCTCGACCGAACCACCGGGCGCCTTGACGGCCAGCGCATCGGCCAGCAACCGCGTGGCTGTGGCCAGGGCCTGCCGGTCGTACGGGACCTCGACGCCGGTCGCGGCCACCAGGTCGTCGGTGTGCACGATCAGCTCGATGCAGCGGGTGACCAGATAGTCGTCCAGCCGCATCGCACCGGACCGGGCGGCCACCAGCCGCTCGCCGGGCTGCTCCGGGAGGAGCCGCAGGAAGTCCTCGGCCGTGCGGTCCAGCAGCTCGGCGGGGTCGTTGTCGGCGGCCAGCGCGCGGGTGTACTCGTCGACCCCGGCGGCGTACGGAGCGGTGCCGAGCGGCCATTCCGGCAGAGTGACCTCCACCTTCGGCGGCTCGGGCTCCTTGAGAATGCGCGCCACGCTGCCGATCCCCATGGACAGATGCGCCGCCAACTCACGCACCGTCCACCCACCCAGCCTGGTGGGCAGCGCGAGCTGATCAGGCGTCAGATCGCTTACGGCCGCGCGCACATGGCCGAGCTGCGCGACCACGGCGGCACGGGTCTTGGCGGAGTCGTACGTGCGGGTACGGGACTTGCTGTGGGTGGGAGCCATGTGCCGAGGCTACTGCGGCCGTACGACACCCACGGAGTTATCCACAGCCCGAAGTTCGCTTCCGGCCCGCCGCACTTCCCGACCGCTCCACCGGCCCCTCCCGCTCCGCTGCCGCGGAGGCTCAGGCGTGCCCCCCGCCCCCTCCCCCTCTCCCCCTTTGGGGGAGGGGGCGGGGGTGGGGTTCGGGGGTGGGGGGAGGAAGCGGCACCGCGAACGGGCAGCGCCCTGAGACGAGGCCCACGAGCGAGGCCCTCAGGCAACACCCGACCGGGCCGGCCGGTCCGTCCTCAGGCGATCAACCCGGGAATCGTCCCCTCATGCGACTCCCGCAGCTCGCTCAGCGAGATGCTGAACTGCCCCTGGACGTCGATCTCCGCGCCGTCGATCACGCCGATCCGGGTGGCCGGCAGCCCCCGCGCACCGCACATGTCCGTGAAGC is a genomic window of Streptomyces gilvosporeus containing:
- the purM gene encoding phosphoribosylformylglycinamidine cyclo-ligase is translated as MSAESTGASYASAGVDIEAGDRAVDLMREWVKKATRPEAVGGLGGFAGLFDASALKRYERPLLASATDGVGTKVDIARKMGVYDTIGHDLVGMVVDDLVVCGAEPLFMTDYICVGKVYPERVAAIVKGIAEGCVLAGCALVGGETAEHPGLLGADEFDVAGAGTGVVEADRLLGAERIRTGDAVIAMASSGLHSNGYSLVRHVLFDRAGMALDREVPEFGRTLGEELLEPTKIYSLDCLALTRTAEVHAFSHITGGGLANNLARVIPDGLHATVDRSTWTPGPVFDLVGTAGSVERLELEKTLNMGVGMIAVVPQESAEVALTTLADRGVDAWVAGEIVERAGHAEAVTLTGDYAS
- the purF gene encoding amidophosphoribosyltransferase, with the protein product MPRGDGRLNHDLLPGEKGPQDACGVFGVWAPGEEVAKLTYFGLYALQHRGQESAGIAVSNGSQILVFKDMGLVSQVFDETSLGSLQGHIAVGHARYSTTGASVWENAQPTFRATAHGSIALGHNGNLVNTAELAEMVAALPREGGRATQVAATNDTDLVTALLAGQVDEDGKPLTVEEAAPRVLPKVMGAFSLCFMDEHTLYAARDPQGIRPLVLGRLERGWVVASETAALDIVGASFIREIEPGEMVAIDENGLRSSRFAEARPKGCVFEYVYLARPDTDIAGRNVYLSRVEMGRKLAAEAPADADLVIATPESGTPAAVGYAEASGIPYGSGLVKNSYVGRTFIQPSQTIRQLGIRLKLNPLKEVIRGKRLVVVDDSIVRGNTQRALVRMLREAGAAEVHIRISSPPIKWPCFFGIDFATRAELIANGLSVEEIGKSLGADSLAYISIDGMIEATTIAKPNLCRACFDGEYPMELPDPELLGKHLLETETKAPTKSDVDGVQSLTAGVGGADALRRP
- a CDS encoding maleylpyruvate isomerase family mycothiol-dependent enzyme, producing the protein MAPTHSKSRTRTYDSAKTRAAVVAQLGHVRAAVSDLTPDQLALPTRLGGWTVRELAAHLSMGIGSVARILKEPEPPKVEVTLPEWPLGTAPYAAGVDEYTRALAADNDPAELLDRTAEDFLRLLPEQPGERLVAARSGAMRLDDYLVTRCIELIVHTDDLVAATGVEVPYDRQALATATRLLADALAVKAPGGSVEVRVPPFAVVQCVEGPRHTRGTPPNVVETDPLTWLRLATGRTTWGEALEAAAVSASGERADISGLLPILS